A single window of Candidatus Binataceae bacterium DNA harbors:
- the lptB gene encoding LPS export ABC transporter ATP-binding protein, with protein sequence MAKVEQLRAREVLAAEPGVSSPVLRGEHLTKIYGGRTVVDDVEVYVNPGEVVGLLGPNGAGKTTTFYMLVGLVKPDHGRVLLGEQEITMLPLYQRARRGISYLPQEPSVFRKLSVEENLLAVLETLPLTEEERQGRLQSLLDELDIARLRKSRAGVLSGGERRKVEITRALVLDPQFLCLDEPFAGIDPITVIEIQRIVTYLRERGIGILMSDHNVHAALSIIDRAYVIHSGKILIEGPPDAIVASEHVRQVFLGERFKLT encoded by the coding sequence ATGGCCAAGGTTGAGCAACTGCGAGCCCGCGAAGTTCTGGCGGCCGAGCCAGGCGTGTCATCGCCGGTGCTCCGCGGGGAGCATCTTACGAAGATCTATGGCGGCCGCACTGTGGTCGATGATGTCGAGGTATACGTCAACCCCGGGGAAGTGGTGGGGTTGCTCGGGCCGAATGGCGCTGGCAAAACGACCACTTTCTACATGTTGGTTGGCCTGGTGAAGCCCGACCACGGACGGGTTTTGCTCGGCGAGCAGGAAATTACCATGCTTCCGCTATACCAGCGCGCCCGCCGGGGCATTTCCTATCTGCCCCAGGAGCCTTCCGTGTTTCGCAAGCTCTCGGTCGAGGAGAACCTGCTCGCGGTGCTGGAGACGTTGCCCCTTACGGAGGAAGAGCGCCAGGGACGGCTGCAATCGCTGCTCGACGAGCTCGACATCGCGAGGTTGCGGAAGTCGCGCGCGGGAGTTCTATCGGGCGGCGAGCGGCGCAAGGTCGAAATTACCCGCGCACTCGTTCTCGATCCTCAGTTCCTGTGCCTGGATGAGCCTTTCGCGGGCATCGACCCGATTACGGTGATTGAAATTCAGCGGATCGTTACTTACCTGCGGGAGCGAGGGATTGGGATTCTGATGTCCGATCACAATGTGCACGCGGCGTTATCAATCATCGACCGCGCATACGTGATTCACAGCGGTAAGATTCTCATCGAAGGGCCGCCCGATGCGATCGTGGCAAGCGAACATGTCCGCCAAGTGTTTCTGGGCGAGCGCTTCAAGCTCACCTAG